AAGTACTCGAAGCACGACGCCAAGGACTACGCCCGCGCGAACATGAAGGGCGTCTGGGCCGCGGCCATGAACCCCTTCAGGGAGGACTTCTCGTTCGACGAAGAGGGGCTGCGCCGCAACATCCGGCACTGGGTGGACGATCTGGCGATTCAGGGGCTCTTCATCGCGGGCAAGCAGGGAGAGTTCTTCACCATGTCGCTGGAGGAGCGCAAGCGCAACTTCGAGATCGCCGTGGAGGAGACCGCCGGCAAGGCGGGCACCATCATGTCCTGCTCCGACCAGAACTTCGACACCGTGGTGGAGCTGGCGCGCCACGCCGAGGCCGTGGGCGCCGACTACATCGTGGTGCACGCGCCCATGCTGCACTTCGTCACCGACCGGGACGACGCCGTCTACCACTACTACAAGGCGGTGTGCGACCGCGTGGACATCGGCATCGCCATGTGGAGCCACCCGGACTCCGGCTACCTGATGAGCCCGGAGCTGTGCGAGCGCGTGGCGGAGCTGCCCAACATCGTGGCCATCAAGTACTCCGTGCCCCGGCCCATGTACGCCGACCTCACACGGCTCGCCGGCGACCGCCTCATCGTCAGCACCGCCTCCGAGGAGGAATGGCTCGACAACATCGTGGAGCTGGGCTGGCAGCTCTACCTGTGCTCCTCGCCGCCCTACCTGCTCCAGACCAGGAACGACCGGCGCATGCACGAGTACACCCAGCTCGCCTTCGACGGCCAGGCCGAGAAGGCGCGCCAGGTCCGGGACAGCCTCAACCCCGTGCGCGAGGCGCTGGCCTCCAGCCGCCCCGGCGGCAAGCCCCACGCCCACCAGAAACACTGGCAGGAACTCCTGGGGCAGGTCGGCGGCACGGTGCGCCCGCCGTTCCTCCCGCTTACGGAGGGGGAGAAGGAGCGGACGCGGGAGGCGTTCGAGGGGTGCGGGTTGCAGGTGTGAGGAGCGGGCCGTCGTGGATGAGCCGTACCTGACCACACAACGACGGAGAGTATGATCCGGCAGGGAGCAAGCCATGAGATACAAGATTGCCCTGTATCAAACCGACGAAGGATACAGTGTGTCAGCACCCGGCCTGCCCGGTTGCTGGTCCCAGGGTGACACGGAGGCAGAGGCGCTGGCCAATATCGGGGTCGCCATTCGGGAGTACCTTAGCGTCGTCGACGACCTGTTGGAGGGGGCCGAGATCCGGGAAGTCGAGATCCCTGGATAAGAGCGTGCCGAAGCTCCCTGGCATCAACCATCTGGATGCGGTGCGTGCTCTTGATCGAACGGGGTCACCGAGTCGACATCGTCCTGTTTGGGGCGCGTATCCACTATCCCGCGGAGGTCCCGCGAAAGGCCCGCCTTTTCGTCGTAGATCGCATACTGGACGACCGCACGCAGAAGAGCGTGAAGGCCAATGAGATTCTCGCCAATCTAACTCAGCTATCAGTGCCATCGAAATCGGGGGATTGGCTGAGCATTATGGACGCGCTCCGGTGGGACCCGCTCTGTCTCCCGGATGCGCGCCTCGTCCGATACGTCCGCGCAGTCTCGACGTACGTGAGCCGTGAACGACCGGATTGCATCGTTCCAAGTCTGCCTCGCGCCAAGATCGCGACCCTGTTGGCTTGTCGGTTATCGGGCTCTCATCCGCCGCCGGTCGTGCCCACAATCCGAAACGATGTGGTTCAGGGCCGGCGGCACGCCCATAGGCGCTCCTACCGGCGTCTGTTCGGTCAGGCGTCACACTTCGTGTGCGTGTCGCAGGGTGTGGCGGACGGTCTGGTCAGGACGATCGGCGTACCTCCGACCAAGGTCTCGGTCATCCATAAACCCAGTTGTCACACCGGACCTCAGCATTCGGATGGCCGGT
This genomic window from Deltaproteobacteria bacterium contains:
- a CDS encoding type II toxin-antitoxin system HicB family antitoxin is translated as MRYKIALYQTDEGYSVSAPGLPGCWSQGDTEAEALANIGVAIREYLSVVDDLLEGAEIREVEIPG
- a CDS encoding dihydrodipicolinate synthase family protein, producing the protein MKYSKHDAKDYARANMKGVWAAAMNPFREDFSFDEEGLRRNIRHWVDDLAIQGLFIAGKQGEFFTMSLEERKRNFEIAVEETAGKAGTIMSCSDQNFDTVVELARHAEAVGADYIVVHAPMLHFVTDRDDAVYHYYKAVCDRVDIGIAMWSHPDSGYLMSPELCERVAELPNIVAIKYSVPRPMYADLTRLAGDRLIVSTASEEEWLDNIVELGWQLYLCSSPPYLLQTRNDRRMHEYTQLAFDGQAEKARQVRDSLNPVREALASSRPGGKPHAHQKHWQELLGQVGGTVRPPFLPLTEGEKERTREAFEGCGLQV